From Kineosporia succinea, the proteins below share one genomic window:
- a CDS encoding flagellar motor switch protein FliM, producing MARRDHVRSCSHAGPAHWLKDPAPLTDGPFVGYSDQATSTGRRPRAGARTYDFRRPVRLAREDAHLLKVAMQTFGRQGTTVLTTSLRAVSVLSLIQVEEMSYDEYLSGLPEANVCAVMSLEPLQGKALMSLDLSTLMVMIDHLLGGSGLDEQPERQLTDIEQTLVRHLLGRALRELAYAMEPIAVTRPQLLTLESNAQFVQAAAATDPVIVARMQLAVGERISTMDLCMPYAMLQPALEQATRAQDRGEKQKQRSAAAAKTTQRLNDVEVDVSIRFDPIRMSSSQIGRLAVGDVIGLGHRTSKPLEVTSAASTFGYAIPGASGKQLAALIVDPGEQ from the coding sequence GTGGCCCGCCGGGATCACGTCCGATCTTGTTCGCACGCTGGCCCGGCTCACTGGTTAAAGGACCCGGCCCCTCTCACCGATGGTCCTTTCGTGGGCTACTCCGATCAGGCGACCAGCACAGGCAGACGCCCACGGGCAGGTGCTCGAACCTATGACTTCCGCCGGCCGGTGCGCCTGGCGCGGGAGGATGCCCACCTGCTGAAGGTCGCGATGCAGACCTTCGGCCGGCAGGGCACCACCGTGCTGACGACCAGTCTTCGGGCAGTCAGTGTCCTCAGCCTCATTCAGGTCGAGGAGATGAGTTACGACGAGTATCTCTCCGGCCTGCCCGAGGCGAACGTCTGTGCTGTCATGTCGCTGGAACCGTTGCAGGGCAAGGCTTTGATGAGTCTCGACCTGAGCACTCTGATGGTCATGATCGACCATCTGCTGGGTGGCAGTGGGCTCGACGAGCAACCCGAGCGCCAGCTGACCGACATCGAGCAGACGCTCGTGCGGCATCTCCTGGGCCGTGCGCTGCGTGAACTCGCGTACGCCATGGAGCCGATCGCGGTCACCCGTCCGCAGCTGCTGACGCTCGAGAGCAACGCCCAGTTCGTGCAGGCCGCCGCGGCCACCGACCCGGTGATCGTGGCGCGCATGCAGCTGGCCGTGGGTGAGCGGATCAGCACGATGGACCTGTGCATGCCGTACGCGATGCTGCAGCCGGCCCTCGAGCAGGCGACCCGGGCGCAGGACCGCGGCGAGAAGCAGAAGCAGCGATCCGCCGCGGCCGCCAAGACCACTCAGCGTCTCAACGACGTGGAGGTGGACGTGTCGATCCGCTTCGACCCGATCCGGATGAGCTCGTCGCAGATCGGCCGGCTGGCCGTCGGTGACGTGATCGGACTCGGGCACCGCACCTCCAAGCCTCTGGAGGTGACCTCGGCCGCATCCACCTTCGGGTACGCGATCCCGGGCGCCTCCGGGAAGCAGCTGGCGGCTCTGATCGTGGACCCCGGCGAACAGTAG